The following proteins are co-located in the Megalops cyprinoides isolate fMegCyp1 chromosome 15, fMegCyp1.pri, whole genome shotgun sequence genome:
- the LOC118790148 gene encoding cytochrome c oxidase subunit 5B, mitochondrial, whose amino-acid sequence MASRLFLQIPCAAKRFLTFNPVLRAAQCTMGTLKGIPTDDEQATGLERRALQAFKKGQDPYSILKPKEYAGTKEDPHIVPCIGTKRLVGCVCEEDNTAIVWFWVHEGNPQRCPSCGSHYKLIHTQLPQ is encoded by the exons ATGGCAAGCAGACTTTTTCTTCAGATTCCTTGCGCTGCAAAGCGATTCTTAACTTTTAATCCCGTTCTGAGAGCGGCTCAGTGTACTATGGGTACGCTTAAAG GGATTCCAACAGATGACGAGCAGGCGACCGGACTGGAACGCCGCGCTCTGCAAGCGTTTAAGAAAGGACAG GACCCGTATAGCATACTGAAGCCCAAAGAGTATGCTGGTACCAAAGAAGATCCACACATTGTGCCTTGCATTGGTACCAAAAGACTGGTGGGATGCGTGT GTGAGGAGGACAACACTGCCATCGTGTGGTTTTGGGTTCACGAGGGGAACCCCCAGCGGTGCCCGTCCTGTGGGTCCCACTATAAATTGATCCACACTCAGCTCCCACAATGA